From one Pieris brassicae chromosome 5, ilPieBrab1.1, whole genome shotgun sequence genomic stretch:
- the LOC123709423 gene encoding extensin-like isoform X1: MAENGYGPTPAGHIGRIPNFGKTQVNQFGSNEPPACIQNAMMTKDKKPFTYTPGGLDLSQIRTPSMARRMARQRSLEEQEQPSGYMTHGNGNYQPQGGPAPPAPPPMKIPAPPPPPPLVIEAPNNKSPKPPALGERPEIVIPQNPIGMLRKTNSPYHWEAEKAELQRIGPVPKFLDKVPSPLTVKLPQNMPQSFGSPQNNYQRPNTYGNQYHSPDSPLHRPEAQYGNQKSMSPGVNGSPPTRELLLRQDSQFNKSPQPYGNQPPLVSGTPYSPTPNSHWRQPEKRDSPAKIIPQSPQVNRGPFSPNNQQNTPIYNQNPQINNVCHTLPRVTQRNQDVQNSINNVQNDYNPNTSNENPQYTEAPWRTTTLNRYPREPQQKAHNNQSEPQAYSPPWKSNDVNNNQSENNLHGGLPWKRDSRNPNQVNERVQNNPSRVNQADRGPSNNSAPWRSQETERSAPNSPPETRYQSSISIPVSPRKQPPPPQYNNSPPQKEVVYVNEEPVYYCPESPKSMPPWVKSQKEKTKTPPPAWCQRPLDGTKISPRELETPPRDANQEPEWVRKSNELQRGIRDVVSPPKYQQTTQPNWSTKPSENRKSLPRDNTPQQPSSRIIPIQMEVSSTETRNRQQGNQQPQLRIVIDMKQNPIAQNQHQSQAPYSQPTQRIMRVLSPQLVKVDDGSAERDLPSLNRNFQSQDGQPKTRIIPIQVEGCNGGGNKRVYYHKIAQEEPQRQSTSFKVLQVVNGTGSDGIQIIEDRKGYTDL; encoded by the exons ATGGCTGAAAACGG ATACGGGCCCACGCCCGCTGGTCACATCGGCAGAATCCCAAACTTTGGCAAGACACAAGTAAat CAATTTGGAAGTAATGAACCGCCAGCATGCATTCAAAACGCCATGATGACAAAGGATAAAAAACCCTTTACCTACACTCCTGGGGGTTTAGACTTATCTCAAATCAGAACGCCAAGTATGGCTCGACGAATGGCACGACAGCGTTCATTAGAAGAACAGGAACAACCGTCCGGATATATGACACATGGAAATGGAAACTATCAACCTCAAGGTGGCCCGGCACCACCAGCTCCACCGCCAATGAAGATACCAGCCCCACCTCCACCTCCCCCACTCGTTATAGAAGCTCCTAATAACAAATCTCCGAAACCGCCAGCACTAGGAGAACGACCAGAGATAGTAATACCCCAAAATCCAATAGGCATGCtcagaaaaacaaacagtCCATATCACTGGGAAGCTGAAAAAGCTGAACTACAACGCATAGGCCCTGTGCCTAAATTTCTTGATAAGGTGCCAAGTCCGCTAACTGTTAAGTTACCGCAAAATATGCCACAGAGCTTTGGATCAccacaaaataattatcaacgACCAAACACATATGGAAATCAGTATCACTCTCCTGACAGTCCTCTTCATAGGCCTGAGGCACAATATGGTAACCAAAAAAGCATGTCACCAGGGGTAAATGGCTCACCACCTACAAGAGAACTTCTCCTTCGCCAAGAttcacaatttaataaaagccCACAACCTTATGGCAACCAACCACCATTGGTCAGTGGCACACCGTACTCCCCGACTCCTAATAGTCATTGGCGACAACCAGAAAAAAGAGATTCACCTGCAAAAATTATTCCACAATCACCGCAAGTAAACCGCGGGCCATTTTCACCAAATAACCAACAAAATACACCCATTTATAATCAAAATCCACAGATAAACAACGTTTGTCACACACTACCAAGAGTGACACAGCGGAATCAAGATGTACAAAATTCgataaataatgttcaaaATGATTACAATCCTAACACAAGCAATGAAAATCCTCAATATACTGAAGCCCCATGGCGTACCACCACTTTAAATAGATACCCACGTGAACCTCAGCAAAAGGCACACAATAATCAAAGCGAACCTCAGGCCTACTCTCCACCATGGAAAAGCAACGATGTCAATAATAATCAATccgaaaataatttacatggAGGTTTGCCGTGGAAGCGAGATAGTAGAAATCCGAATCAAGTAAACGAAAGAGTACAAAATAATCCTTCTCGGGTAAATCAAGCAGATAGAGGGCCGAGTAATAACTCAGCCCCTTGGAGATCACAGGAAACAGAAAGATCTGCTCCCAACTCTCCGCCGGAAACGAGATATCAATCGTCAATATCAATTCCTGTTTCACCCCGAAAACAGCCCCCACCACCTCAATATAACAATAGTCCGCCTCAAAAAGAAGTCGTTTACGTTAATGAAGAACCTGTATATTATTGCCCCGAGAGTCCGAAGTCGATGCCTCCATGGGTAAAATCAcagaaagaaaaaactaaaacaccGCCTCCAGCATGGTGCCAGAGGCCTTTAGATGGGACCAAAATATCGCCTAGAGAACTTGAAACTCCTCCAAGAGACGCAAACCAAGAACCGGAATGGGTAAGAAAGAGTAACGAATTGCAAAGAGGAATACGTGACGTTGTAAGCCCTCCAAAATATCAACAAACGACACAACCTAATTGGTCAACGAAGCCTTCAGAGAACAGGAAAAGTCTTCCACGTGATAACACTCCACAGCAACCTTCAAGTAGAATTATACCAATACAAATGGAAGTCTCCAGTACTGAAACAAGAAACAGACAACAAGGAAATCAACAACCTCAGTTAAGGATAGTTATTGATATGAAGCAGAATCCTATTGCACAGAATCAACATCAGTCTCAAGCACCGTATTCACAGCCTACTCAGCGGATCATGAGAGTTCTATCACCACAATTAGTAAAAGTCGATGATGGATCAGCGGAACGAGACCTACCATCGCTTAATAGAAATTTCCAGAGTCAGGACGGTCAACCAAAAACTAGGATAATACCAATTCAAGTCGAGGGATGCAATGGTGGCGGAAACAAAag AGTATACTACCACAAGATAGCACAAGAGGAACCGCAGCGCCAGTCCACATCTTTTAAAGTCCTTCAGGTTGTAAATGGAACAGGGTCTGATGgtatacaaataatagaaGATAGGAAAGGCTATACGGACTTATAA
- the LOC123709423 gene encoding extensin-like isoform X2, which produces MAENGYGPTPAGHIGRIPNFGKTQVNQFGSNEPPACIQNAMMTKDKKPFTYTPGGLDLSQIRTPSMARRMARQRSLEEQEQPSGYMTHGNGNYQPQGGPAPPAPPPMKIPAPPPPPPLVIEAPNNKSPKPPALGERPEIVIPQNPIGMLRKTNSPYHWEAEKAELQRIGPVPKFLDKVPSPLTVKLPQNMPQSFGSPQNNYQRPNTYGNQYHSPDSPLHRPEAQYGNQKSMSPGVNGSPPTRELLLRQDSQFNKSPQPYGNQPPLVSGTPYSPTPNSHWRQPEKRDSPAKIIPQSPQVNRGPFSPNNQQNTPIYNQNPQINNVCHTLPRVTQRNQDVQNSINNVQNDYNPNTSNENPQYTEAPWRTTTLNRYPREPQQKAHNNQSEPQAYSPPWKSNDVNNNQSENNLHGGLPWKRDSRNPNQVNERVQNNPSRVNQADRGPSNNSAPWRSQETERSAPNSPPETRYQSSISIPVSPRKQPPPPQYNNSPPQKEVVYVNEEPVYYCPESPKSMPPWVKSQKEKTKTPPPAWCQRPLDGTKISPRELETPPRDANQEPEWVRKSNELQRGIRDVVSPPKYQQTTQPNWSTKPSENRKSLPRDNTPQQPSSRIIPIQMEVSSTETRNRQQGNQQPQLRIVIDMKQNPIAQNQHQSQAPYSQPTQRIMRVLSPQLVKVDDGSAERDLPSLNRNFQSQDGQPKTRIIPIQVEGCNGGGNKSFGGRY; this is translated from the exons ATGGCTGAAAACGG ATACGGGCCCACGCCCGCTGGTCACATCGGCAGAATCCCAAACTTTGGCAAGACACAAGTAAat CAATTTGGAAGTAATGAACCGCCAGCATGCATTCAAAACGCCATGATGACAAAGGATAAAAAACCCTTTACCTACACTCCTGGGGGTTTAGACTTATCTCAAATCAGAACGCCAAGTATGGCTCGACGAATGGCACGACAGCGTTCATTAGAAGAACAGGAACAACCGTCCGGATATATGACACATGGAAATGGAAACTATCAACCTCAAGGTGGCCCGGCACCACCAGCTCCACCGCCAATGAAGATACCAGCCCCACCTCCACCTCCCCCACTCGTTATAGAAGCTCCTAATAACAAATCTCCGAAACCGCCAGCACTAGGAGAACGACCAGAGATAGTAATACCCCAAAATCCAATAGGCATGCtcagaaaaacaaacagtCCATATCACTGGGAAGCTGAAAAAGCTGAACTACAACGCATAGGCCCTGTGCCTAAATTTCTTGATAAGGTGCCAAGTCCGCTAACTGTTAAGTTACCGCAAAATATGCCACAGAGCTTTGGATCAccacaaaataattatcaacgACCAAACACATATGGAAATCAGTATCACTCTCCTGACAGTCCTCTTCATAGGCCTGAGGCACAATATGGTAACCAAAAAAGCATGTCACCAGGGGTAAATGGCTCACCACCTACAAGAGAACTTCTCCTTCGCCAAGAttcacaatttaataaaagccCACAACCTTATGGCAACCAACCACCATTGGTCAGTGGCACACCGTACTCCCCGACTCCTAATAGTCATTGGCGACAACCAGAAAAAAGAGATTCACCTGCAAAAATTATTCCACAATCACCGCAAGTAAACCGCGGGCCATTTTCACCAAATAACCAACAAAATACACCCATTTATAATCAAAATCCACAGATAAACAACGTTTGTCACACACTACCAAGAGTGACACAGCGGAATCAAGATGTACAAAATTCgataaataatgttcaaaATGATTACAATCCTAACACAAGCAATGAAAATCCTCAATATACTGAAGCCCCATGGCGTACCACCACTTTAAATAGATACCCACGTGAACCTCAGCAAAAGGCACACAATAATCAAAGCGAACCTCAGGCCTACTCTCCACCATGGAAAAGCAACGATGTCAATAATAATCAATccgaaaataatttacatggAGGTTTGCCGTGGAAGCGAGATAGTAGAAATCCGAATCAAGTAAACGAAAGAGTACAAAATAATCCTTCTCGGGTAAATCAAGCAGATAGAGGGCCGAGTAATAACTCAGCCCCTTGGAGATCACAGGAAACAGAAAGATCTGCTCCCAACTCTCCGCCGGAAACGAGATATCAATCGTCAATATCAATTCCTGTTTCACCCCGAAAACAGCCCCCACCACCTCAATATAACAATAGTCCGCCTCAAAAAGAAGTCGTTTACGTTAATGAAGAACCTGTATATTATTGCCCCGAGAGTCCGAAGTCGATGCCTCCATGGGTAAAATCAcagaaagaaaaaactaaaacaccGCCTCCAGCATGGTGCCAGAGGCCTTTAGATGGGACCAAAATATCGCCTAGAGAACTTGAAACTCCTCCAAGAGACGCAAACCAAGAACCGGAATGGGTAAGAAAGAGTAACGAATTGCAAAGAGGAATACGTGACGTTGTAAGCCCTCCAAAATATCAACAAACGACACAACCTAATTGGTCAACGAAGCCTTCAGAGAACAGGAAAAGTCTTCCACGTGATAACACTCCACAGCAACCTTCAAGTAGAATTATACCAATACAAATGGAAGTCTCCAGTACTGAAACAAGAAACAGACAACAAGGAAATCAACAACCTCAGTTAAGGATAGTTATTGATATGAAGCAGAATCCTATTGCACAGAATCAACATCAGTCTCAAGCACCGTATTCACAGCCTACTCAGCGGATCATGAGAGTTCTATCACCACAATTAGTAAAAGTCGATGATGGATCAGCGGAACGAGACCTACCATCGCTTAATAGAAATTTCCAGAGTCAGGACGGTCAACCAAAAACTAGGATAATACCAATTCAAGTCGAGGGATGCAATGGTGGCGGAAACAAAag CTTCGGTGGCCGGTATTAG